Genomic segment of Delphinus delphis chromosome 12, mDelDel1.2, whole genome shotgun sequence:
atgacttcacctctctgtctctgttgctTCATGTGTAGAATGAGGACGAACAGTTCTTATTTCACAGAATTGCTATAAGAAGTAAATGAGATAGCACAGGTAAGGTGCTTAGCAACATGCCAGGCATTTAGTACATGTTCCTTAATTGTAAGGGCTCAGAAAAAAAGTGAGCCACGAGAGACACAGTCCCCGGCCTCAGAGAACACCCAGTACAGTGGGTGGCTGACCTGCAGAGGAGGAGTTGGTTATTGGAAACGAGGGTCCAGAGAGTTGGATGAAACGTGCAAGCAGATGCCGGAGCCATCCAGCAAGACAGGAGGGCTTGAGGGCCTTCTTGCCCCGAGGAGGAAGGCGTTGGGGGAAACAGAGCCTCAGGACACCATGGGAAGATCCCAGGAGAGCCAGAATGCATTCAATGCAGGGACACATCCTACAGGAGTTGAAGACACTCTGGGAGCTGGGTCTGGAGCAGAAGGAAGGGTCTGAGAAGTCAGCTGAGGAAGCTCCAAAATGGGGCTAATCAGCTAGAACCGGAGGCCAGGAAGCATTCCAGAGgattggggaggggagagtgaggcCACAGAAAGAGGTGCAAGGCTCAAGCAGGGGAGTGATGTATTAATAACTTTGTTCAAAGGAATTGTTGGATCACCCTTGTTTGGgctgataattttttcttttatttttctgtattaagtACCTGGAACTTCTGTGCTATCCTCAGAGGCGTCAGCCTACAAGAATCCTAAGGATGCATCCTTTTTGCTACACGTCCTGTGCCTAATGTTGGCAATGGGAAGAAGGCCATGAGCCTTGGGGGTCAGCTGGCTTGTGGCCCAGTGATCCCTGGGCTATGCCCTTGCTTCTGAGCCTCCCTGGGTTTGATTTTTGCCCCTCACTCTGTATTTGCAGCTCATTCCAGTCTTCCCTGACTCCCAGGTGGCTGAGTAGGGGAACCGGCAGGGGCTACTTGGCCAATGGCAACATGAAGGGCTTACAAGGGAACCGTATTCTTTGAACAGAAGACAAATGctggacttcccttgtggcacagtggttaaaaatccgcctgacaatgtaagggacacaggttcgatccctggtctggaaagctcccatatgccgcggagcaactgagcccgtgccccacaactactgagcctgtgctctggggccgcgagccacaactactgagcccgtgtgccacagctacgggagcccgcgcacctagagcccgcgctccacaacaaaagaagccaccacaatgagaagcccacgcaccgcaaggaagagcagcccccgctcgccgcaactagagaaagcccgcgtgcagcaacgaaaatccaatgcagacaaaaataaataaagaaaaaaatgatccagttcaaatactgtttaaaaaaaaaaaaagaagaagacaaatGCTAAATTGGTGGAAAACCTGCTCTCCTAGGGAAAAgagttgcctcagtttcccaccaGCACTTAACATTCAGTAAGTAGAGCCCTAAAAGTTTGTTAAAGGAGCAAACGGACAGCACCTCTGGGTTCTGCTTTAAGCTGCAAGTCGCAGCCTTTGAGGTAGGGGCCAGGAGTGGACAGAGGCTCTTCAGTGTGCCCCGCACTAATGACACTACCAGCTCCAAAAGGAGAACCAATTAAGTGGTCAGAAGTTGGAAAAAGTAAGGAATGAGATACTGGGTCCAGCTCCCGTTGATGCAAGATCTTTTCTTCCATAATCCATCCCATCTTCACCAAAACAATAAGTGCACTGATTAATCTTACATATTTTAGCCTACGTGATAGAGTTATTCTCACCTCATTTTTCCAAAAACTGTATTCTCCGATTACAATTtgagttttcttgctttcttttctcacCTCTTCTTGTTCCTTTTTCATCTCCACTTGCACCCAGAGTTCGGTTTTTACCTTACTCTGATTTCTTGTTTCATAAAGGCCAAACCGTCTTACGTCTATTGAAGAAAAAAGGCAGatattttctgaaatgttctTTCCATCACTCTAGTAAATGATTTTCAGAGTTGGACTTTTTCTGCACATCTGAGTAACGCTTCTATTCCTTTTTGCTACAGAAATTTTCCCCAGGTCCCAACGTTCCATTTTGTGTgtttggtttgtgtgtgtgtgtgtgtgtgtgtgtgtgtgtgtgtgtgtgtttactcaTCCTTGAATGGGCTTATTTATATTCCAACATGGCATTTGTAAGTAGTCATTCCTTAATTCAACAGgtatgaatttttcaaaaattgataTTTGTTTGTCCTCTGGTGGGCAAGGTGTTTCAAAAACGGAATTACATATAAGGATTCAACTTCAAAGGGCCTCTGATGTATGAGAAGAGGTAAGATAGGTATAATAACTATAGTGCAAGGTAGAAAGCCAGGTGGGGGACATGGGTAGAGTTCATAATTTCTGCTTGTGGCCTTTTTCATAGATGATACAAAGTAAACAATGATGCTGAAATTGGGAAGGACTGACTCTGTTCACAGTTCAATGTTGTTCTAAGTCACAGCCATTAGGAATTAAGACCACTGAGgctatttccaatttttattacctttttctCCCTCGGTAAATATggaaaaatactagcaaacactaATGTGCCAAGGTTTCTATGATGCTATCAATCAATGAGTGTAAGGAATTTTACATTCTGTTACAGTGTTTGTTACAAAATAACTACATTCCATCATAAATCATTGTTGTCGCTCAAAGAAGCCTCAAGGATATTACCAAATGTCAGTGGAAAATAAATGAGATGTTTTCTTTGAGTTGAataatttctcaaaatgttttattttccagtGATGAAAACATGTAACAGTGGCATAGATACATTAATCAATTGCCTCGATTATATTCTTTTGTGAAAAGGGAATTTGACAAAACATTATTACAGGAAACTTACATTTGaagcatagtttttttttaatttttttttttttttttttttttgcggtacgcaggcctctcactgttgtggcctctctcgttgcggagcacaggctccggacatgccggctcagcggccatggctcacgggcccagccgctccgcggcatgtgggatcttccccgaccggggcacgaacccgcgtcccctgcatcggcaggcggactctcaaccactgcaccaccagggaagcccctttaatttttatttatttatttttggctgctttggatcttcgttgcgcgggctttctctagttgcggcgagtgggggctactcttcaatgcagtgcacaggcttctcactgccgcggcttctcttgttgcggagcacgagctctaggtgcacaggcttcagtagttgtggcgtgcgggcttcagtagttgtggtacgcggactccgtagttgtggtttgcgggttctggagcgcaggctcggtatttgtggcgcatgggcttagttgctccgcagcatgtgggatcttcccggaacagggctcgaacccgtgtcccctgcattggcaggcggattcttaaccactgcgccaccagggaagtccctaagcatagtttttaactttttttcccctaagtatagtttttatctttttttcccctaagtgcaccaactgctttttaaatttaatttttttaaaaaacggggatttaaaatactattttaactTTGAATTAAAAACTCAGATTATGACCAATGATAGTTTTAAGCTTATCTAATTaatatgtgatttaaaaatagatagaAAAGAGTATAACTTCCAAACCCCTAGAGGGGGTGTCCACCTCACAGATCCCTATCTGGATAAATGCTGTAACAAAGGCAAGGAGACGCTAGGTGGCtccatgatttttaaataaaattaaaagtccgCAAAAGATAGTCAAGGAACAAGATATCTCTACTGGGCTGAACCTTTAACCCAAACAAGAAACAATAATCTTCAATCATGGTCTCTCACTCAGGATAATTTGGAGTATAGGGTTAAGAGTTAaactaaaagaaaccaaaacaaaacaaaaacaaaccttcaGGACTGCAAAGTATATATGGGTAAGCAATTTGCTAAAAAATAAGGGAAGGCATTATATTATATTCTTAAGGACATCAATTACTAAGGGGGAGATGGTTTCaaatttttcctaatttattgCCATCTAGTTTGCCAGCTCTTCTTGTGgactttctctttttagtttaaattttaaatttacgaaaaattattaaattggggcattatagcttattaaaaattgttttccttccttaTAGCTGTCACCCTTATTAACATCGCAAgagaaatagcaaaacaaaacagcttcGTTTGGGTTAtttgggaaggaaaacaaaagcacgGTGCTTATCTAAACTAGGAAACCTAACTCAAAATACGACTAAGGCAAACACTATTCCATTCTATATCATCTGCAAGGAGATTGAAAGAAATTGCGTGACAAGAATTCCTTTCCGGTTTCACAAAAGACGAGAAAAATGTTACATCTGAAGTGTGACTTGCATTTTAGGAACCAAAATTTGCTCGTTAAATGTTTTCTGGATTTCATTTTTTACGAAGTGAGGTAGCAGAAGATGATCATTTTCCTGAAGGTATATAACTAACTTTGTCCTGAAAATAAATGcggggtggtggaggggaggggttTCCGAATTATTAAATATTCTGAACTGTCAGTCTGCAATTggctaatagaaaaaaatcttttcctccACCCTCTCCCTTAAACGAGAATCTCAGACCGGTCACTTCTTAAGAACATATTTAGGAATCGTTTTAATTGTAAAAGAAACAGTTTTCTTATCGTTGTTCGGGGCCAGTAAGTAACGATCGCGTGGCACGTGGGGTCCACACAGTACTtcactggttttgtttgtttttccaggcAGGAGCCGCATTTGAAAACTTACAAAAGTAGAGGGCAAGTCTTCTACCGTAATTCGTGAAGACCGTTTTTGTAAATGAGCGCTTCTTGCACAGTTTAAATTACAGTTGGCTTTAAAATGCTAATTCCGAACCCCCCTATTTCAATGTCTTTGAAAACGTTCACCCTTCTGTTTTGAAAGACAACAAATCACACCAAAAGACTGCGCAAACGTGACCTAAATGAACATGTTTCCCGAATGTGAACGAACCTATCGTTATGTTTAGAGACGTggttagagaaattaaaaaccgATTTCAGTCCCTCCCTTCAAAGAATTCCCCAGGAGAAGGGATATCTTTCGTATACCCCAAAGACTTGTAAATCACGTCTATTATTTTCGACTGTGAGCCGATCGGTCGAGACCGGACGTGAATCCGGCAACTCGATGACAAAAGGTATAGCTCCAGGTCGAAATACCAAAGGGGGCTAGGCAGGTGGCCTGAGCGGCCACCCAGAGTTAACTTACAGACTTTTTAGAAAACAGTAGTACCGTCTCGGGTGATCTCTTTGTTTTGATATTCGTTATTTTATTTCGTTATTGTGCTGAGGACACGGTGGTTAGGAACGGGGAGCGCCTCGCTCGAATCCTGCAGGCGCCAGCCTCCCCCGGTTCCCCTGGCCCCCGGGGCTCCCCTGGCCCGGCgaggaggggctgcaggggcggggcggggcggggcgctgCGGGCGGCGCGAGGTTTCCGCGCGCTCGGCCGGGACGCGCGGGCAGATGGGGCGTGGCGGGGGCGTGGAGAGCCGCGGCCCGCGGGCCGCCGCCCAGCCCCGGGACCTGCCCGGGAGGAGTCGCGCCGCCGACGGTTATAAGAAGCCGGCCTGTCGGCGCTCCTCGCGCACCCTTCCCCGCCCAGAACACCGGTCGCTCGGCCAGGGCCGAGGCGGGGCCGCAGGGTTGGCCCCCAAAGGGATGCTCTCGCCCGAGCGGCGAGATCAGCCCCGCTCGcccctcgccgccgccgccgcgccgcaCCCGCCGACGGTCGCCGACATGGCTCTCTACTGCGGCGACAACTTCGGCGTGTACTCGCAGCCCGGCCTGTCCCCGGGCGCCGCCGCCCCGGGCGCCCCCCCGGCTGCCCGGGCGCCCTACGGTCTGGCCGACTATGCCGCGCCGCCGGCCGCAGCCGCCAACCCCTACCTGTGGCTCAACGGGCCGGCCGTGGGCGGTCCCCCTGCCGCCGCCGCGTACCTGggcgccccgccgccgccgccgccgccgccgccccccggGGGCGCGCCCGGGCCCTTCCTGCAGCCGCCGACCGCCGCCGGCACCTTCGCCTGCGCGCAGCGGCCCTTCGCGCAGCCCGCGGCCGCAGCGCCCGCCTCGCCCGCCGGGCCCGCGGCGCCCGGGGAGCTGAGCTGGCTGTCCATGGCCAACCGCGAGGACCTGATGAAGATGGTGCGGCCGCCCTACTCGTACTCGGCGCTCATCGCCATGGCCATCCAGAGCGCGCCCGAGCGCAAGCTCACGCTCAGCCATATCTACCAGTTCGTGGCCGACAGCTTCCCCTTCTACCAGCGCAGCAAGGCCGGCTGGCAGAACTCCATCCGCCACAACCTGTCGCTCAACGACTGCTTCAAGAAGGTGCCCCGCGACGAGGACGACCCAGGTGAGGGCGGACAGGTGCTTCCCGGCCGGTCccttaccccacccccacccccaactcacaCACGCGCAGAGACTGGCCAGTTAGGGTTAAAGGTAAAGAACCTGAATCCTCAAGCAGAGAGCCGCCCCTGGGTGATGTTCCTCAGGCCGTTGGAAGGGCCGGTCGAGTTGCAGGGAGGTGGATTAGGAATAAGAACACGGGTGGGCTCTCAGATAAGGGATGGCTGTAAAGATTCAGATGAGCTGAGAATCCCATTACATTTCacgagagaggtggggagagaccGGGAGTTGGAACACGCTGTCCGTAGATGTCCTTCCTCTTGTCTCGGGTTCCAGAGAGACTCACTGTGCCCTTCGTGGGACACGTACTGTCCCTACCTTAAGACATGATTCGAGGATGGTGGCACGGGCATCGCGAGACGGGGGTCGAGGGATCAGGGAGCTTGAGCTGGGTCCTGCAGATTGTGGTTTGGGAACCTTAtgtatttagaaatgtaaaaatgaaaaccCCAAGTTTGCTTCGTTCGGATCTAACGCCGGGGGTGAGGAGGGCTGGGTTACCGTGGCGCGTTAGTGGTTTCCCTCTTAACCTGAGGAGTGAGGTGGAGAAAAGCTCAAAAATGAGAGAAACAGAATCTTACCTGAGGTTTTCAGAAGGAGCCCAGGACTAGGGGTGTGAGGGGAGAGTCGgaaattaggaaaattaaaaattaattaaataaatttaagaaaattaaaaaaaatttaaaaaaattaaaaaattaatttaaaaaattaaaataggaaaaagggaagagaaaactgTTTCAGTTGCCCTCTACAGAGATCCAGGATTTTGTGTAAATTCTGTGAATGCCCTGGAGTATTTGTACTTAAAGTCATTCTCGAGCAGTGCTTTCCACTTGAAATACAGTACAACCCACACGTCGCTGTGAATTGTCTTGTAGCCAcgtgaaaaaagtgaaaagaagctggtgaaaatgttttttaatttcatttcgacatagaacaaatataaaaaattatcagTGAGCCACTTTCCATTATTCTTTTGGTACTAAGTCTTCAAACTCCTATGTGTGTGTTTGACACCACATCTCACTTGGGACTAGCCGCTTCTCAAGTGCTTAGCAGCTGCGTTTGGCTAGTGGTTACTGTACTGGACAGAGCATGCAGTTCTAGAAGATACATCTTCCAGATCTGGCTTCTCAGTCACCTGAGATGATCATGTCAATTGTCATGTATACTCCTCGACTTTCTAAAAAGGTCGAGGACCTCTAGCCAGTGTCTTATCAAAGCTTTTGGTAccaggaacttccctggagggccagtggttaagactccaagcttccactgcaggggcacaggtttgatccctgatccagggAACTCAGATCCAGCATGCCACGCGGCatggccccccccaaaaaaaagaaaaagaaaaaagcttttggTACCAAGGTGACACAGTATAAATATCCTGATAGATGCAGGTATTGTTATTTAGATGGTAGATATGTGAATAAGTTTTTTTCCTGCAACTACTTGCAGAAAATGTGTAGGTGGAAGTAATGGATATGGGGGAGTGTGTGCTGGTAGTTAAGAATGCTGAGTCTAGAGCCAGCCTGCTTAAATCCTGGCCCTACCTACCGTTGCTAACTGGAAAGACGGCAGGTTGCTAACCaatctgcacctcagtttccccatctgaaaaatggaggcCATAATACTGCCTGTCTCCAAAGAGCTGTGAGGAGTAACTGAAGTTATCCATGCAGAGAATTCACTACAGGATAAGCTCTTTACAGTATTTGCAAATGCCAAAGATTCTTTTTACCAGAAGTGAAAAAAGCTGTTGGGAGATAAAATCCTCCAAGACGATAGATCTTTTTCACTTCCATTGTGCTCAAAAGGGAGGGAAATTTTCTAAGCAGAAGACTAGCATTGCATGCATTAAATGGGGCCCTGATCTCTGAGACTGGCCTGGTGGAGGAAGAGCTTGGAAGAGATGCAGGGGTGCCTCCTGCCCTAGGCAAGGAAGGGGTGTGGAGCCTCCTTGTACTCCAAATATATCCATCCAAGGCATTGTTCAACCAGTCAGTTCCCCAGTTTTAACCTGATTTTGTTCGGCAAGGCAGAGGGTTGGGTGTTGGAGGTTGCCTTTTTCCAGTGGAGTATTTTTTGGGGGGCAAGTATTGCTCCCTTTCAGCAAGTGATACAGATACTGTTTCTTCACTCACTCACTGTGGTGTGGCTACTTTGCGGAGATCTGTCATTCAACCCTCACAGCCAACCTGTGAGGTGTACTGTTCTTATCCCTATCTCCACAGATAAATGAGGCTCAGTTAGTGCCATCTCCCACAAAAGGATGCATTTAAACAGCAGAGTGGTTTGAGCATCTCTGTCGGAGTTTCACGAGAGCCTGCCCACCAGCCCCCTATCACCCTATCACATGCGAAGCTGAGTACATGAGCCTGAACCGCATCCTCCCCTAACTCAGCTTTCTTTCTCATGTCCGTAGGGAAAGGTAATTACTGGACCCTGGATccgaactgtgagaaaatgtttgaCAACGGGAACTTCCGTCGGAAGCGAAAGCGCCGCTCGGAAGCCAGCAGCACCCCTACGGTGGCCGTGGGGACCTCGAAAACAGAAGAAGGGCTCTCCCCGGGACTGGGGTCTGGAGTGGGTGGGAAGCCGGAAGGAGACAGCTCCCCGGCGTTGCTGAGGCCCTCTCAGTCCCCAGAGCCTCCCGAGGGCACCAAGAGTACCGCCTCCTCCCCAGGAGGGTCCATGCTCTCCTCCACCCCTTGCCTGAACAGCTTCTTCAGCAGCCTCGGCACGCTAAGTGTTAACAGCAGTGGGAGCACCCAGCGAGTGCTCCCCGGCGGCCGCCCCCTAGGGAtccaggggacccaggttcccTCGGGCGGCGCGTTCCCCCCCAGCTCCGTCCCGGAGGCCTCGCCAGACACCTTGCAGCTGAGTCACAGCACCAGCAATGGCAGCAGCCAGAGGTCTTCCTACTACAGCCCCTTCCCTGCCAGCACCAGCGGGGGACCAAGCAGCCCCTTCAGCACCCCTTTCTACAACTTCAGCATGGTCAACAGCCTCATCTACCCCCGGGAGGGCTCCGAGGTATAGACCCCCCGCTTCCCAGACTTGACTATGGACACCTGCAATCTTgtggaaaatgcagattccaaggCAGTAGGTCTGGGGCAAGAACCGAGACTCCGCATTTCTCCGAAGCTCCCGGCTGAGCTTGCGGTCCACTGACCACACTTGGAGTAGCGTGGATGCAGTAGGTAACTGTTTCTACAACCCGGCAAACTTTGACAGGTTTCTCTGGAGAGAAATCCAGCTCACTCTGTTCTGGGATCATACCCGTGAGCCCTGTGAGGGCATGGACCACGTGTGTTTGTTCATCACTGTATGTCAGGGTCACAAGCTCAAATGGGTCCAGGGACCGGCTACAAAAACAAGTGAATTAAGTTATTGGGTCGGAAAAAGATAACAGTTGGCACTGGAAGCAGTTGGGAGCGGTTGGGACCTTCGAGCTGAAGGCTGCTGTGGGCAGCTGGTTATCTCCTGCTTGACAGCGTTCTGATTTTTCTAGAAAAGTCAGagacctggatttttttttttaattttttttttaatgaatttatttatttttatttttgactgcgttgggtcttcattgcttcacgcaggctttctctagttgtggcgagcaggggctactctttgttacggtgcgtggggttctcattgcagtggtttctcttgttgcggagcacgggctctaggtgcgcgggcttcagtagttgtggctcgcgggctcagtagttgcagctcgcgggcactagagcacaggctcggtagttgtggagcacgggcttagttgctccgtggcatgtgggatcctcccggaccagggcccgaacctgcgtcccctgcattggcaggcagattcccagccactgcgtcaccagggaagcccagagacctGGATTTTTATAGGAAACCTCCATTTGTCTTATTTGTGGCTACTGAGAGTCTTTCGAATACTGTGCTAGGAAGCGCCACAAATCCTTGAGCTCTTCGCAGCTCACAAATCACCTCTGTCTATACTCAGTGTCAGGTACATGGCAGATACTAATAGCAATGGAACCGCCCAAGCAcaccctgtgtgccaggcactgttctagatactTGACGTATATTAgctcgtttaatcctcacaacaaccttgggAGAGAGGTATTGTTACTCCCCCTCATTTTCTGTATGAGGGCAGTGAACTGCCAAGAAGTtagttaacttgcccaaggccgtACAGATAGTAAGTCATGGACCCAGGATCCAGTTTgggccgtttgtgtgtgtgtgtgtgtgtgtgtgtgtgtgtgtgtgtgtgtgtgttttgttttttagggttttttgttttgttttgttgttgttttttgaccTCAGTGTGTGGCTTGCGGTACCTctgtcccccgaccagggattgaacccaggccacggcagtgaacgTGCCAAAtgctaaccactaggccaccagggaactctcacCAGGATCCAGTTTTAAGgcggtctggctccagagtcagtgcttgtaagcTTTGTGTTCTAGTGTGTTCTAGTTCCTGAAAAGCATAGGCACCAACGTGCCTAGGCAGACATGGTGTCTAAAGAGTAGGAATGAGCTAGGTTTCATCTGACCAAAGATTCTGGTTGAAATCAGTATCACTTGAGACATTCTGAGCAGCGAGGTTGGACACCAGCTCTGTCTTACTTCTGCTGCCATATTTCTGAGGTTTGGGGTGACCATCCTAATTAATTGGCATCCTATCCGTTTTAGCATTTGTCCTAGATTTTTCGTCTTTGAAACAAAGTTTTCGAATTTTATTCAAAGtagtttttaaatggaatttttataagtttttaaaaataagacatttgtggtcaaaaaaattttttttatgtaatttatttttaacattcccTGCTACTTCTCAAGAGGTATCTTCCTTTAAATAGTTTTTTATGGTCACCGTCCTGGTGCCCAACAGAATGTCTGTACATGGCAGACATGCAGCCACTGTTTGAACTTATCCAGAAAGTGTGAATTAACATGCAGATAGTTGGTGATTTTATTGGAATAGCGATGTATTAAGATGAAGATAATGTCCTATGAATTGTTTTTCGGACGATGTTGTTTGGTCTTTGATGGGAGCGTTGCTGGTTcgggattttaatttttttagaaaaaggaacacaaattcaTTGCAAAAAACTTTTTAACTTTTCCCTGTGTATTCTTTTTTGAGACTCTCACAGCGTCACTGTTAAATTTGAAGTTtgaaatatacatacagaaaattatttttttaaaatagtctattGCGGTATAAATAACATCACCATTACTTTGTAAATATCATGCAGGAGGACAACCAAAGAGACTACCTACCGCCGTATTGTGTGTACAAAAAAACGCTTTCTATAGATATTTTTCTATGTGAAAAACTGTATGGACTTTTATAAATACTGTTTCTAACACAATTctatatttgtaaattaatttataatgtgaactgggacatttttttttccccaaaaaagcaCACCGCATGCTGGAACTCACATGAAATAAACTTTAAGTGGGATGACTTATGGCTACCTTTTAGGCAttactgtttttctgtctttaactTCTTTCTCCTAAAGGAATAGAGCTATAAGTGGCATGGCATGGAGGCTGCTACAAGGATTTTTGTGAGTTGAGAGAGCGAgcgattgatttttttttttttttttaattggatttgttCCACCTACACACATCCTATCCTAAAGGGTTGGAATGAAACAGTTCTGGAGGATCTCTAGGCATatgagcattttatttatttttaacagagtAACGGTTCTGTCATTTAGTTTAAACTAAGTTTCAGTGCACCAGATAATTTGTGTTCCAGAAAGAAATGGTGCTGTAAGGCCCCACGAGCTAGCAGCATTCCTCAGGGGGAGCTCTGGCTTTGGCTGTTGTGGTCCTCAAGGGGGCCGTGGGCAGCCCATCGTTTCCAAGGAAATTGCTAGGAAACTTGAACTTGGCCCCAGCTAGAAGAAACCTGAAAGATAAGGTTTCTAGCCTAGGGTTTCATCAGCACTATAGATATTTGGAGAGGGATAACCCATTGTAGAGGTTGCCCTGTACATCACAGAATGTTTAGTAGCATCTCTAGTCTCTACCCATTAGATACCAGAAGcactccccctcctcctgcctcctccccccGCCAGGACCTGGCCATGTGTGACAACCAAAAGTTTCTCCAGACATtgacaaatgtcccctggggggcaaaattaGACCTggatgagaaccactgatctagaccAACACCCACAATTTGCCAGGGAGGAAATGGAGACCCCTCACTACCCCACACAAAGTCCTAGGCTCTAGGGCTAGCAGAGGAGCCCTGAATGAATGAGGCCTCTGGGCTCTGGTACAGGACAGTGTCTGTCCTATGAAACGGCTTTTCTCTTCCATGAGTTGTGAGTAGAAGCAGCCCAACGATTGTGGCATTTCTCAGAACAGATGTGCCTGTTTGCCGGTTGCATTGGAGGCAGATTCGCCATATTCTAGTTGCTTGTTGTACATGCTTATGGGAGCTTCCTTCTTGGCATCTCTCTCTATTAATAGAGACCTCGGCTGGGAATAATTCTGACCAAACAAAATTAAACTATCTGGGTTATTATTATTTGATAGGGATGGTGGTGCGGATAACAGACTTATAAGGattttttggaaagaaagatACATTGAAAGAATGTGATTAACCTGTATTTGGAAGCAACTAAATCTGGGTGTTTGATAGCTATGAAATGCCAGAACGACGGCATTTATGAGAACAAAGACGAAGAGGAGAATCCACTTCTGATCTCCCAGACAACCGCAAAGGGCAGCAGGGTGGCTCAGTCCCCCGAGCTGAGCTGGGGACCAAAGAAGCTGTGCCCAGGGCAGGTCTCCATCCGGGAACTGCCTCCCGCTGGGCCTGGGATTAAAGGGAAAGAGACGAAGCTGCCTGTGCCTGTGA
This window contains:
- the FOXI3 gene encoding forkhead box protein I3; the encoded protein is MLSPERRDQPRSPLAAAAAPHPPTVADMALYCGDNFGVYSQPGLSPGAAAPGAPPAARAPYGLADYAAPPAAAANPYLWLNGPAVGGPPAAAAYLGAPPPPPPPPPPGGAPGPFLQPPTAAGTFACAQRPFAQPAAAAPASPAGPAAPGELSWLSMANREDLMKMVRPPYSYSALIAMAIQSAPERKLTLSHIYQFVADSFPFYQRSKAGWQNSIRHNLSLNDCFKKVPRDEDDPGKGNYWTLDPNCEKMFDNGNFRRKRKRRSEASSTPTVAVGTSKTEEGLSPGLGSGVGGKPEGDSSPALLRPSQSPEPPEGTKSTASSPGGSMLSSTPCLNSFFSSLGTLSVNSSGSTQRVLPGGRPLGIQGTQVPSGGAFPPSSVPEASPDTLQLSHSTSNGSSQRSSYYSPFPASTSGGPSSPFSTPFYNFSMVNSLIYPREGSEV